Proteins encoded together in one Telopea speciosissima isolate NSW1024214 ecotype Mountain lineage chromosome 6, Tspe_v1, whole genome shotgun sequence window:
- the LOC122665250 gene encoding BOI-related E3 ubiquitin-protein ligase 1-like isoform X1, with protein MAVQAQYPSNVLLLNRYFFSSRNGQDQKNLLGSDYILQPQLGGYLDQSHMFFNNGVGANPRKRGRETVPHAAATAPINLFSLQSQPQPTLVNVSQLHSQQPNIVSTGLRLSFGEQQQQQQQQQLQRQQQQQQQQQQQQSCFPSSYSTLASFLSEELAPQIKQQRDEIEQFIQAQGEQLRRTLAERRQRHYRALLGAAEESASRRLREKDAEVEKAVRLNTELEQRVAQLRVEAQVWEAKARAQEATAATLQAQLQQAMMGGVADNRAEDAESGGGCEGQAEDAESAHIDPDRVVESSGPMCKACWKRAASVVLIPCRHLCVCTGCGSAVDACPLCYCPRSDSVEVFLS; from the exons ATGGCTGTTCAAGCTCAATACCCATCTAATGTTTTACTTCTAAACAG atattttttttcttccagaaACGGGCAGGATCAGAAGAACTTGCTTGGGAGCGATTATATCTTGCAGCCCCAACTGGGTGGATACCTTgatcaatcccatatgttttTCAACAATGGAG TTGGTGCTAACCCACGGAAGAGGGGCCGAGAAACTGTTCCTCATGCGGCAGCTACAGCACCAATCAATCTATTCTCTCTGCAATCTCAGCCTCAACCGACGCTTGTAAATGTCTCTCAACTCCATAGCCAACAACCCAACATCGTCTCCACTGGCCTCCGTTTATCTTTCggagaacaacaacaacagcagcagcaacaacagctacaacgacaacaacaacaacaacagcagcagcagcagcagcagagttGCTTCCCTTCATCTTACAGTACTCTTGCATCCTTCTTATCAGAGGAGCTTGCCCCCCAGATTAAACAACAGAGAGACGAAATCGAGCAATTCATTCAAGCCCAG GGTGAACAACTAAGGCGTACATTAGCAGAAAGACGACAGAGGCATTACCGTGCGCTACTGGGCGCAGCAGAAGAATCGGCATCAAGGCGACTGAGAGAGAAAGACGCAGAGGTTGAAAAAGCAGTACGCTTAAACACCGAGTTGGAACAACGAGTCGCACAACTCAGAGTCGAGGCTCAGGTTTGGGAAGCCAAGGCGAGAGCACAAGAGGCCACGGCGGCGACGCTACAGGCACAGCTACAACAGGCTATGATGGGAGGAGTGGCAGACAATAGGGCGGAGGACGCCGAGTCTGGTGGTGGTTGTGAAGGGCAAGCGGAAGACGCTGAGTCAGCTCACATTGACCCGGACCGAGTGGTGGAGTCAAGTGGACCGATGTGTAAAGCGTGTTGGAAACGAGCAGCCTCGGTGGTGCTGATACCGTGTAGGCATCTCTGCGTGTGTACGGGCTGTGGTTCCGCGGTGGATGCCTGTCCTCTCTGTTATTGTCCTCGAAGTGACAGCGTTGAAGTTTTCCTCTCCTAA
- the LOC122665250 gene encoding BOI-related E3 ubiquitin-protein ligase 1-like isoform X2, producing MAVQAQYPSNVLLLNRNGQDQKNLLGSDYILQPQLGGYLDQSHMFFNNGVGANPRKRGRETVPHAAATAPINLFSLQSQPQPTLVNVSQLHSQQPNIVSTGLRLSFGEQQQQQQQQQLQRQQQQQQQQQQQQSCFPSSYSTLASFLSEELAPQIKQQRDEIEQFIQAQGEQLRRTLAERRQRHYRALLGAAEESASRRLREKDAEVEKAVRLNTELEQRVAQLRVEAQVWEAKARAQEATAATLQAQLQQAMMGGVADNRAEDAESGGGCEGQAEDAESAHIDPDRVVESSGPMCKACWKRAASVVLIPCRHLCVCTGCGSAVDACPLCYCPRSDSVEVFLS from the exons ATGGCTGTTCAAGCTCAATACCCATCTAATGTTTTACTTCTAAACAG aaACGGGCAGGATCAGAAGAACTTGCTTGGGAGCGATTATATCTTGCAGCCCCAACTGGGTGGATACCTTgatcaatcccatatgttttTCAACAATGGAG TTGGTGCTAACCCACGGAAGAGGGGCCGAGAAACTGTTCCTCATGCGGCAGCTACAGCACCAATCAATCTATTCTCTCTGCAATCTCAGCCTCAACCGACGCTTGTAAATGTCTCTCAACTCCATAGCCAACAACCCAACATCGTCTCCACTGGCCTCCGTTTATCTTTCggagaacaacaacaacagcagcagcaacaacagctacaacgacaacaacaacaacaacagcagcagcagcagcagcagagttGCTTCCCTTCATCTTACAGTACTCTTGCATCCTTCTTATCAGAGGAGCTTGCCCCCCAGATTAAACAACAGAGAGACGAAATCGAGCAATTCATTCAAGCCCAG GGTGAACAACTAAGGCGTACATTAGCAGAAAGACGACAGAGGCATTACCGTGCGCTACTGGGCGCAGCAGAAGAATCGGCATCAAGGCGACTGAGAGAGAAAGACGCAGAGGTTGAAAAAGCAGTACGCTTAAACACCGAGTTGGAACAACGAGTCGCACAACTCAGAGTCGAGGCTCAGGTTTGGGAAGCCAAGGCGAGAGCACAAGAGGCCACGGCGGCGACGCTACAGGCACAGCTACAACAGGCTATGATGGGAGGAGTGGCAGACAATAGGGCGGAGGACGCCGAGTCTGGTGGTGGTTGTGAAGGGCAAGCGGAAGACGCTGAGTCAGCTCACATTGACCCGGACCGAGTGGTGGAGTCAAGTGGACCGATGTGTAAAGCGTGTTGGAAACGAGCAGCCTCGGTGGTGCTGATACCGTGTAGGCATCTCTGCGTGTGTACGGGCTGTGGTTCCGCGGTGGATGCCTGTCCTCTCTGTTATTGTCCTCGAAGTGACAGCGTTGAAGTTTTCCTCTCCTAA